From Bacteroidia bacterium:
TATTCGTATAATTTAACTGTTGATTTAGGTGGAGTAAACGACACCATAATTGTTAGTACTGAATGGCCATCAGCTTTATTTGCAGGTAATTGTAACAGTCCTTTTAATTGCAACTATTTATGGTCAACCGGCTCAACTTCTAATGTAATAGGAATTATAGCAAATGGTTGGTATAGCTTAACAACAACCGACGATTTTGGTTGTAATGCTGTCGATTCTGTTTATATGTATAAACCAGATGGGATAAATGAAATATCAGATATTAATGAAATTAAAGTTTATCCTAATCCTGCAAAAGATAATGTAAACATCGAGATTAACCTAAAAAATAAAACTGATATAACATTCTGCCTTTACTCTATAAGCGGACAGGTTATTAAAGAAAAAATGATTCAGGGACAAAATTTCATTAAAGAATCATTTGATATTTCTGAGGTTTCTTCAGGTATTTACTATCTAAAAATTGCAACTGATGAAAATGTGAGATTTGTTAAATTAGTAGTTCAATAATTAAATCTAACATTTTTTTAATCGATGAAAATAAATATTCTAATATCTGTTGTTATAGTATTTTTATTATCTTCATGTGCATATCTTTTTAATGGAATAGTATTTCCTAATCGTTGTATGAAATGTGAAATCACAGATAAATTTTTCAACACAGTTATATGGACTGATGAAGGCTGTGGCAGTGAGGTTACACATATGGAAGACGATGCAAAAATAAAAGCTTATGACATGAATCAGGGTAGCATTGATAATCGTTACGAAGTAAGCTGCAATACATGGAATAATCCTAAAGAATAGTATAATAATAAATAATTTAGAGTAAATAATGTTATAACATATAATATATGAAAATACTAATTTTTATTATCGGAATTGTTTTAACTTTTAACTGTAATGCCCAATGGCAACAAACAAGTGGACCAGCCGGAGGTATTGTGAATTGCATTACCTCAAATGGAAGCAGTATATATATTGGAACAAATTGTGGAATTTTTGTAACAACTAATAACGGTGGACTCTGGACATCTATTAGTAATGATCTCTCTTCTACAAAAGTAACGTCAATTGTTTTTAATGGAACAAATATATATGCAGGTACATGGGGTAATGGTATTTATAAATCTTCAAATAATGGAAGTAGTTGGACATCTGTCAGTACAGGTTTAACAGGTTTTAGTACAAGTATATATTCTTTAGCTGTAATAGGAACAAAAATATTTGCTGGTACGTTTGGTGGTGTTTATATTTCCACTAATAATGGAGGCAATTGGACTTTAGCAAATTCTGGTTTAACTGGTGCCAATATATATTCTTTAACTGTTAACGGTACAAATATTTATGCAGGAACGAACACTGGTGTGTTCTTATCAACTAATGAAGGGGGGCTTTGGACACCAAAAAATAATGGTTTGACAAATACTGATATTAGGACAATAGCTATAAGTGGTAATAATATTTTTGCGGGTGCACAAGGTTGTGCTGGGGGAATGTTTTTATCAACTGATAACGGAAATAACTGGGCTCCCGCCAATAATGGATTTACAAACCCATTTATTAGTTTAATTGTTATAAATGGTTCTAATGTCTATGCTTGTACTGCTGGAGGTGTGTTTTTATCAACTAATAATGGCAGTAGTTGGACTTCAATTAGTAATGGATTATCAAACACAATAGTAACCTCCCTATTAATAAAAGGCACAAGTTTGTTTTCAGGCACATATGGTGGAGTGTTTCAGACTATAAATAATGGATTATCTTGGTCTTCAGTAAATAACGGTTTGATTCAAAGTTATATTAAATCTTTTTGTTCAATAAGTAATAATTTATACATTGGGACAATAGGTTCAGGTGTTTATATGTCATCAGATAATGGGGCAAATTGGAACTTAAAAATTAATGGAATCGGATGTAGATCTATTACTGCATTAATAACAAAGGGTAGTTATATTTTTGCAGGTACGGATGTAGGAGTTTATTATACAAGTGATAATGGCAATAATTGGAATTATGTGTCTAATGGTATACCTAGTTCTACTACTGTTTATTCATTTGAGATAATGGGTACATACATTTATGCAGCTACTAGTAATGGAGTTTATGAATCTGGAGATAATGGAACACAATGGTATCCATTAAATAACGGCTTGTTTCCAATTCCGTCAATAACATGCATAGCAAGAAAAGATTCAATAGTTTATATAGGAGCTACCCCAAGTGAAATATATATGTCTAATGATTATGGTTTACATTGGACTAATGCTACAAATGGATTATCTATATTTAATACTAACACAATTCTAATTAATGACACAAATGTTTTTATAGGTTCTGAATATATTGATTCTTATGTTGGAGGTATTTATTTATCTTCTGGATTTGGAAATAATTGGTCTGTTTTAGATAATGGACTCCCTTCAAATATAAGCGTAAGATCAATTATTAAAAGTGATTCGACTTTAATTATCGGAACTAGCAAGGGGCTATATATATCTGAAAACAATGGACTATATTGGTCTTCAAGAAACGAAGGTTTTCCTCAGGATATGAATATTGTTTCATTAACTATCCATGGAAATTATATTTTTTCTGGCCTTTCTTACAATGGTGTATGGAAAAGGTCATTATTAGAAGTAATTGGCATTAATCATAATGAATTAGAAACAAATTTTAACTTGTTTCCAAATCCTACTAAAGATAAATTCACAGTATCATCAACAAAAAATATTCACTATATTGAAGTTATGAATATTTTTGGAAAAATAATTTATTTCTCAACCCTTAATAATTTTAATAATAAATCAGAAATAGACCTCACATCTTTCCCAAAAGGAATTTACTTTGTAAAAGTAAACGATGGGGTAAAAATTCATACTGAAAAAGTCGTTCTTAATTAACAATAATTACGGTAGATCACACTATGTAATAAATACATGGAATAATCCTAAAGAATAATAAACACAACCATTGGGACTATAGAACCTTAGCAATTATTTCTAAAATGCACTTACAGATAACATTAAATTGAAATCATGAAAAAGACATTACTAATTTTGTTCTCATTGACATTATTTGCAATATCGTTAATTGCAAAAGAAAATGAATTGAAATTTTCTAGCAAAAATGACCTCAATTATGGGACTTGGGAGGTTCATATATTTTTAGACTCAACTCTTATAGAACCAGAAGCAATTCAAATATGTATGGTAAATTTTGACCCATATTTAAAATTTAAAAATACTTTTTTTACAACTTACTATATTGATCGGTTAAAACAAGCAAAAAATGAAAAAGATAAAACGGTTATAGTTTTTTCGCATATTGAAGTAACTTGGGAAAATTTTTTCGAGTCAGTTAGAGGAAGTGACATGCTATTGTTAATGAGAAAAAAAGGACAAATTTTATCATATTATTCAGACTCTCAAATTCCAAAAACAAAAAAATGGATTATATCATCAATATTTTACATAAAAGATAAACCTTATAGTTTTGCAATTCCCATAGAAGTTGGAGACGGAACAAAATTAGAAATTGAGTTGAATAGTTCAAATATGACACTATTGACAGACCTCTGTGAGTTATAATAAAAATAAACAAATTACTAACACCACCTAGGAAAAACAACGAGCAGTAATGTGCAACTTGACACATATAACATTAAATATAATTCTTAGCGGTTTGACCCCGAAGGGGCAAGCACGACTGCAAGTAAATGTTCGTCGTTTAGTAGTTTAAACCGTTAGCACACATAATATGAAAAAAAACAGAACTCTTCCAATAATTGCAGTTTCTTTGACACTGTTGTACATTTTGACAGGGTGTGCAAAAAAATGTGAAGATTTTAATGAAGATATAATTAACTGGTTACCATATAAAAAAACAGATAATATTATTCTGACAAATGATAACATTAAGGACACTTTAACTTTAAAAAGTAATGTAATAAATCATACAGAAAAAATTAAACGCAATACAAAGTGCGCTTGTGAGGACAATTACACCTTATTATTATCTTCAGACTCAATTAACATAAGTGTATTTTTCAATAATTCAAGAGTTCTAAATGACTCATATGTTATTATCAATCATGAATATTTAAATTATTTTGAACAACAAAATTATACTTATCAGTTAAATGGTTTAATATATGGTAGAGTAATCATATATAAAAACAATAGTCAAAATTCCAATAAAAGATTTGACAGAATAGTAATCTCAAGAAGCTATGGAATAATTGAAATTATTGGAATAGATGAGAATTGGATTCTGGAAGATAGTTCTGTTAAAGAAATTGAGTTTACGTCTATAGACTTTAATAAAATTGACTGTTAAGAATATATGTAACTAACACAATTAAATACTTTATATACTTTAAAATACAATAATGAAATACTATAACAATATGGAAATACTTATTAAAATAACAACTGAAAAAGATTTTTTCAAGACAGAATACATTACAAGAGAATCTTTTTGGAACGTTTATAAGCCAGGATGTGACGAGCATTTGATTTTGCACAATATTAGGAAAAGTAAAGCATATATAAACAAACTCGATCTTATTGCAGTTTTTGAGAATGAAACCATTGGACACATAATTTCAACAAAAGCTAAAGTTTTAGATTCACAAAACAATGAACATGAAATTTTATGTGTAGGACCTTTATCAGTTTTACCAGAATTGCAAAGAAAAGGTATCGGCTCAAAACTAATGTATGAATCAATTAAAGTTGCAAAAGAATTAGGTAATCATGGCATGATACTTTTTGGGAATCCTGAATATTACCATCGTTTTGGATTTAAAAATGCACAGAAATATTGCATAACAACCAAAGATAATCAAAACTTTGAACCATTTATGGCATTAGAGTTACACGAAAATGGCTTAAACAATATAAAAGGTAAATTTTTTGAGGATAATACTTTTGTTACCAAACCTGATGAATTAATTGAATTTGAAAAACAATTTCCTTATAAAGAAAAACTGGTTACCGAAACTCAGCTTAAACATTAAAAAATAACTTTAAGTTTCACAAAGTTTTTTAATCTCAGAGTCCTTTTAAATTCTCATTCTATTCTTTATTCATAATAAGAGAAGAGAAACCCCAGTAAGATTTTCAAATTATCTCT
This genomic window contains:
- a CDS encoding N-acetyltransferase: MEILIKITTEKDFFKTEYITRESFWNVYKPGCDEHLILHNIRKSKAYINKLDLIAVFENETIGHIISTKAKVLDSQNNEHEILCVGPLSVLPELQRKGIGSKLMYESIKVAKELGNHGMILFGNPEYYHRFGFKNAQKYCITTKDNQNFEPFMALELHENGLNNIKGKFFEDNTFVTKPDELIEFEKQFPYKEKLVTETQLKH
- a CDS encoding T9SS type A sorting domain-containing protein, yielding MKILIFIIGIVLTFNCNAQWQQTSGPAGGIVNCITSNGSSIYIGTNCGIFVTTNNGGLWTSISNDLSSTKVTSIVFNGTNIYAGTWGNGIYKSSNNGSSWTSVSTGLTGFSTSIYSLAVIGTKIFAGTFGGVYISTNNGGNWTLANSGLTGANIYSLTVNGTNIYAGTNTGVFLSTNEGGLWTPKNNGLTNTDIRTIAISGNNIFAGAQGCAGGMFLSTDNGNNWAPANNGFTNPFISLIVINGSNVYACTAGGVFLSTNNGSSWTSISNGLSNTIVTSLLIKGTSLFSGTYGGVFQTINNGLSWSSVNNGLIQSYIKSFCSISNNLYIGTIGSGVYMSSDNGANWNLKINGIGCRSITALITKGSYIFAGTDVGVYYTSDNGNNWNYVSNGIPSSTTVYSFEIMGTYIYAATSNGVYESGDNGTQWYPLNNGLFPIPSITCIARKDSIVYIGATPSEIYMSNDYGLHWTNATNGLSIFNTNTILINDTNVFIGSEYIDSYVGGIYLSSGFGNNWSVLDNGLPSNISVRSIIKSDSTLIIGTSKGLYISENNGLYWSSRNEGFPQDMNIVSLTIHGNYIFSGLSYNGVWKRSLLEVIGINHNELETNFNLFPNPTKDKFTVSSTKNIHYIEVMNIFGKIIYFSTLNNFNNKSEIDLTSFPKGIYFVKVNDGVKIHTEKVVLN